In one Echinicola marina genomic region, the following are encoded:
- a CDS encoding SusC/RagA family TonB-linked outer membrane protein encodes MGILNFSTVNAQDNNIKVTGTIKDPTGETIIGANVIVKGTDRGTVTDIDGKYEVMAPSNGTLVFSFIGFQKVEVQIEGRPEINLTLKEDLQSLDEAVVVGYGMQKKASLVSSITAVNPKELKGPTSNLTTMLAGRVSGMIAFQRSGEPGLDNSQFFIRGLGSFGAGKVNPLILIDGIESTTTDMARLQPDDIESFSVLKDATAAAVYGARGANGVVLINTKTGVRGETKFHFRAENRISTNTRNFQFADNITYMNLANEAALTRDPNAVLPYSQTKIINTEAGTDPLLYPSNNWIDQLIKDYTLNQGYNLSASGGGEKARFYIAGTYNVDNGVLKVDPINNFNSNIKLRNYSLRTNVDVTLTPTTELNVKMYGQFDDYNGPIGGGAGTFNRAIWSNPVMFPAVYPSEMLPYVEHPLFGGAITGRGSTTLLLNPYAEMVRGYQTYKTSMIQPQMQIQQDLGMITEGLSFRTMGYLKRSARFDVSRSYNPFYYSSRLNPVTGEIDLTVLNDGGPSSVGQTGSEYLSFDPGERIVTLRSYMESAVNYNRTFNDKHAVSGMLIAIFNSYEDGSKYTVQESLPFRNTGVSGRFTYGYDDRYLAEFNFGYNGSERFAPNYRFGFFPSIGLAYRISNEQFFEPLKGFIDHLKLRGTLGWIGNDAIGSDSDRFFYLSEVNLNNGGYGAIFGEEFGYGRPGVSISRYPNSNITWERSRQINLGFDMTLMNALDITFDAFQQNRYNILQTRSYIGSTMGLMAIPSANTGEAMSKGIDLTLTYNTSLGQNTWVNLRGNFTYATSEILKVDENTYPDELSYLSKVGDRIGQPYGYIAERLFVDDQEVANSPAQFGEYRGGDIKYHDMNDDGVISNLDRVPIGHPTTPEIIYGFGGTFGFKNWDISAFFQGAARTSLFINSQNISPFVINGGAQNGLLNVIAESHWSEENRDLYAFWPRLSDYFVENNNQGSTWWMRNGAFLRLKNVEVGYTMPERILSKFKLEHLRVYANGSNLGVWSKFDLWDPEMGGNGLGYPVQSVYNLGVVVDF; translated from the coding sequence ATGGGGATATTAAATTTCTCAACAGTAAATGCACAAGACAATAACATCAAAGTGACAGGGACTATCAAGGACCCTACAGGAGAAACAATCATTGGAGCCAATGTTATTGTTAAGGGGACAGATAGAGGGACCGTAACGGACATTGACGGTAAATACGAAGTAATGGCTCCCAGCAATGGGACATTGGTCTTTAGCTTTATTGGTTTTCAGAAAGTGGAGGTGCAGATTGAGGGGCGTCCAGAAATTAATTTGACACTTAAAGAAGATTTACAGTCTTTGGATGAGGCGGTCGTTGTGGGCTATGGTATGCAAAAGAAAGCCAGCTTAGTAAGTTCTATTACGGCAGTTAATCCAAAAGAACTAAAAGGTCCTACCAGTAACCTCACGACTATGCTGGCCGGTAGGGTCTCAGGGATGATTGCTTTCCAAAGAAGTGGCGAGCCAGGGCTGGATAACTCTCAGTTTTTTATTAGAGGCTTGGGATCATTTGGAGCGGGTAAGGTAAACCCATTGATTCTAATTGATGGGATCGAATCCACGACTACAGACATGGCCCGACTTCAACCAGATGATATCGAATCTTTTTCTGTATTGAAGGATGCAACTGCAGCGGCAGTTTATGGAGCTAGGGGAGCCAATGGCGTAGTATTGATTAATACCAAAACAGGTGTTAGGGGCGAAACCAAGTTTCATTTTCGGGCAGAAAATAGAATTTCAACTAATACGAGGAATTTCCAATTTGCGGATAATATTACCTATATGAATCTGGCCAATGAGGCAGCCTTAACCAGAGACCCCAATGCGGTTTTGCCTTATTCCCAAACCAAAATCATCAATACTGAAGCTGGTACAGATCCATTACTTTATCCAAGCAATAATTGGATTGATCAGTTGATCAAGGATTATACCCTGAATCAAGGTTATAACCTCAGTGCAAGCGGAGGAGGTGAAAAGGCGCGTTTCTATATTGCTGGAACTTATAATGTCGATAATGGGGTGTTGAAAGTAGATCCGATCAATAACTTCAACAGTAATATCAAGCTGAGAAATTATTCTCTGAGAACAAATGTGGATGTGACCTTGACGCCTACTACAGAACTGAATGTAAAAATGTACGGTCAGTTTGACGATTATAACGGTCCCATTGGTGGAGGCGCCGGGACTTTTAACCGCGCCATCTGGTCTAATCCTGTGATGTTCCCAGCGGTATATCCAAGTGAGATGTTGCCATATGTGGAACATCCTTTGTTTGGAGGGGCGATTACTGGGAGGGGGAGCACTACGCTTTTGCTTAACCCCTACGCAGAAATGGTAAGAGGATATCAAACTTATAAGACTTCTATGATCCAACCTCAAATGCAAATTCAACAAGATTTGGGTATGATCACGGAAGGCTTGAGTTTTCGAACGATGGGCTATTTAAAACGTTCGGCTCGATTTGATGTATCGAGATCTTACAATCCATTTTATTACAGTTCCCGTCTAAATCCCGTCACTGGTGAGATAGATCTAACAGTATTGAATGATGGAGGGCCCAGCTCTGTAGGTCAAACTGGTTCCGAATATTTGAGTTTTGATCCAGGAGAAAGAATTGTAACCCTTAGAAGTTATATGGAATCGGCGGTAAACTATAACCGCACATTTAATGATAAACACGCGGTTTCAGGGATGTTGATAGCTATTTTCAATAGTTATGAGGATGGAAGTAAGTATACAGTTCAGGAATCACTTCCTTTTAGAAATACAGGAGTATCTGGCCGTTTTACTTATGGTTACGATGACAGGTATTTGGCAGAATTCAACTTCGGCTATAATGGGTCAGAAAGGTTTGCTCCTAACTACCGCTTTGGATTTTTCCCTTCTATCGGGCTGGCGTATAGGATTTCCAATGAGCAATTCTTTGAGCCACTTAAAGGATTTATTGATCATCTGAAATTACGAGGTACACTAGGATGGATCGGTAATGATGCGATAGGTAGCGATAGTGATCGATTTTTCTATCTGTCAGAAGTAAATCTAAATAATGGAGGTTATGGAGCGATTTTCGGAGAGGAGTTTGGGTACGGACGGCCAGGGGTTTCTATTTCTCGCTACCCTAATAGCAATATTACTTGGGAAAGGTCACGTCAGATCAACTTGGGCTTTGATATGACTTTGATGAATGCTTTGGATATTACATTTGACGCATTCCAACAAAACCGCTATAATATTTTACAGACAAGGTCATATATTGGCTCTACAATGGGTCTCATGGCTATCCCCTCAGCCAATACCGGTGAGGCCATGAGTAAAGGGATAGACCTGACCTTGACTTATAATACCTCCTTAGGACAAAACACATGGGTGAATTTAAGGGGGAATTTCACCTATGCGACAAGCGAAATCCTGAAGGTGGATGAAAATACCTATCCTGATGAATTATCCTATTTATCGAAAGTTGGGGACAGAATAGGCCAACCTTATGGTTATATCGCCGAGCGTTTATTTGTTGATGACCAAGAGGTGGCCAATTCTCCTGCACAATTTGGAGAATATCGGGGAGGGGATATCAAGTATCATGATATGAATGATGATGGAGTGATATCCAATCTCGATAGGGTGCCGATTGGCCATCCAACCACACCTGAAATTATCTACGGATTTGGAGGGACTTTTGGTTTTAAAAACTGGGATATCAGTGCTTTCTTCCAAGGCGCGGCCCGGACTTCTTTGTTTATTAATTCTCAAAATATCTCCCCCTTTGTGATCAACGGAGGAGCACAGAATGGGTTACTTAACGTAATTGCAGAAAGCCACTGGTCAGAAGAAAACAGGGATCTGTATGCATTTTGGCCTCGTCTAAGTGATTATTTTGTGGAAAACAACAACCAAGGTTCTACTTGGTGGATGCGTAATGGGGCATTTTTAAGACTAAAGAACGTAGAGGTAGGTTATACCATGCCAGAGCGTATTCTCAGTAAATTTAAGTTGGAGCACCTAAGAGTGTATGCCAATGGTTCCAACTTGGGAGTATGGAGTAAGTTTGACCTTTGGGATCCAGAAATGGGCGGAAACGGTTTGGGCTATCCTGTTCAGTCTGTGTATAACCTTGGTGTAGTGGTAGATTTCTAA
- a CDS encoding helix-turn-helix domain-containing protein: MDNLDKLELIDRITNSDTFKRSQSSCVLLRFLTEATLAGRDLKETTIGMELYGKSYEDEKSAAHIRVNVYHLRKKLEKYYQKEGSKDGWKVVIEKGQYAVNFINAKENTPQNKTNKYVLYAGITVVSLGLVFWIANRHQHIPLWQDYFHNSKETTLFIGDFFGIMGTTATGSHGWNRDYNINNLEDYYRFIETHPDKKNTISPANYPYVTGMAATGTMNISRLFHRQNKDFTIRFSSQTSIKDITDNNSIYIGAIKNGNLFVDFFNDANPNISINRGMLSFKDDENKIDTLINLSVGDGSVYEHAVVSRYKGPNDTEQFVFFSDHDIGVKATTEKFADVNWLKSNFGKLLNNSKYFTAIFLVKGKERTSMELELLLWDVLEEE; the protein is encoded by the coding sequence ATGGACAATCTAGATAAACTGGAGTTAATAGATCGAATCACCAACAGCGACACCTTTAAAAGATCACAATCGAGTTGTGTGCTACTTCGCTTTTTAACTGAAGCAACCCTAGCTGGCAGAGATCTCAAAGAAACCACCATAGGCATGGAGCTCTATGGCAAATCCTATGAGGATGAAAAGAGTGCCGCTCATATTCGGGTAAATGTGTATCATCTAAGGAAAAAACTGGAAAAATATTATCAGAAAGAAGGTTCCAAAGACGGTTGGAAAGTGGTCATTGAAAAAGGACAATACGCTGTTAACTTTATTAATGCCAAGGAAAATACTCCACAAAACAAAACAAACAAATATGTTCTTTATGCGGGAATAACTGTTGTGTCTTTAGGGCTAGTATTTTGGATAGCAAACAGACATCAACATATTCCATTATGGCAAGACTATTTTCACAACAGTAAAGAGACTACATTATTTATCGGCGATTTTTTCGGTATAATGGGCACCACAGCCACAGGAAGTCATGGTTGGAATAGGGATTATAATATCAATAACTTGGAAGACTATTACCGATTCATCGAAACACATCCTGACAAAAAAAATACAATAAGTCCTGCAAACTATCCTTATGTCACAGGCATGGCAGCTACTGGAACCATGAATATTTCTAGGCTGTTCCATCGTCAAAACAAGGATTTCACCATTCGATTCAGCTCGCAAACCTCTATAAAGGATATAACTGATAATAACTCCATATATATTGGCGCTATTAAAAACGGAAATCTTTTTGTTGATTTTTTCAATGATGCCAACCCTAATATCTCCATTAACAGAGGTATGCTTTCCTTTAAAGACGATGAAAATAAAATCGATACCCTTATTAACCTAAGTGTTGGAGACGGATCTGTCTATGAACATGCCGTGGTCTCTCGATATAAAGGTCCCAATGACACCGAACAATTTGTTTTCTTCTCAGACCATGATATTGGTGTAAAAGCTACCACAGAGAAGTTTGCAGATGTTAACTGGCTAAAATCTAATTTTGGAAAACTACTGAATAACTCAAAATACTTCACCGCCATCTTTTTGGTGAAAGGAAAAGAAAGAACCAGCATGGAACTGGAATTGCTCCTATGGGATGTATTGGAGGAAGAATGA
- a CDS encoding glycoside hydrolase family 43 protein translates to MNTQKRYWTVLIMSLVLLSGWVPKVIGQRQIRHDIPLDAIRLSDPAILADSSSHMYYMTGTGGRLWKSKDLKKWTGPFSVVDIDSSLWMGERPAIWAAELHQYKGKYYYFATFTNNDVIIDTVAGTEVPRRASYVLRSDHPDGPYRAFGDEDYLPADWATLDGTFWESKEGTPYMVFCHEWLQTGDGTMEKIQLKDDLSGSIGESKLLFLASDSPWSKRKKEGKVIPNQVTDGPYLFRTATGRLGMIWTSWIYDVYTQGVAYSASGTLEGPWLQKERPITPPNFGHGMLFQTFEGKWLMAAHSHREENGKYIRIPHLFEVDLSGDELKIIGPYIP, encoded by the coding sequence TAATTGGACAAAGACAAATTCGACATGATATACCTTTGGACGCTATCCGTTTGAGTGATCCCGCAATTTTGGCCGATTCCAGTAGTCATATGTATTATATGACCGGTACGGGGGGAAGACTTTGGAAGAGTAAGGACCTGAAAAAATGGACTGGTCCCTTTAGTGTGGTGGATATTGATAGCAGTTTATGGATGGGAGAGCGGCCGGCCATTTGGGCTGCAGAATTGCATCAGTACAAAGGAAAGTATTATTATTTTGCCACCTTCACCAATAACGATGTCATTATAGATACCGTAGCGGGAACTGAGGTGCCCAGGAGGGCAAGTTATGTGTTAAGGAGTGATCATCCCGATGGTCCGTACCGCGCTTTTGGGGATGAGGATTATCTACCAGCCGATTGGGCCACTTTGGATGGGACATTTTGGGAGAGTAAAGAAGGAACTCCCTATATGGTTTTCTGTCATGAATGGTTGCAAACAGGTGATGGGACGATGGAAAAAATCCAGCTGAAAGATGACCTAAGTGGAAGTATTGGAGAAAGTAAATTATTGTTTCTCGCCAGTGATTCACCATGGAGCAAGAGAAAAAAGGAAGGCAAGGTCATTCCCAACCAAGTCACGGATGGCCCCTATTTATTTAGGACTGCAACAGGGCGGCTAGGAATGATATGGACCAGCTGGATTTATGATGTATATACCCAAGGAGTGGCTTATTCCGCATCCGGAACCCTGGAGGGGCCTTGGCTTCAGAAGGAGCGGCCGATTACTCCTCCCAATTTTGGTCATGGAATGCTGTTTCAGACTTTTGAGGGAAAATGGTTGATGGCTGCACATAGCCATAGGGAAGAAAATGGAAAGTATATACGAATTCCCCATCTTTTTGAAGTGGATTTGAGTGGGGATGAGCTGAAAATCATTGGCCCATACATTCCATAA